The window GATGCTGTCATCGGCCATGAATGCCGTCCAGGGTACGCCAAGCAAGTTTCGATACCCAACAGCCTTGCCTCCGGTGAAAGTGTAACTGCCTTTGAATTTAGACAAAAACTCCTCTCCGGGCTTTGATCTTGCTGAGAACTCATAGTCAACTGTAAAACTAGCCGATCCCTTCTCTTGCATCCCCAAAAACAGCCCAAAGCAATGAAATGAGCTTTGTTGGTCCATGTTACAATGTGCTGACAAGAAAAATCCCTGCCCACCAAGGAAAAAAGCCTGTGAGTACACCCGGCCTGCTGGGAACAAACATGCACACTCTTCGCGCTTTAGGTCCAGGAACACACTACACTGTAAGCGGGGTTCTACAAATTCCACCAGCTTGACTGGCCGGTACTTGTAAGACCGATCCACAAAGCGACGAAAGGCAGCATTGGCATCCGCTGCAGCTAGGGTGCGCTGCCTGTGCGGTGTCTCAGACTTAAAAAACAAAGCCTCCAGCACTATCTTTGTTGCAAGTCCAGGATCAAAGTCACCGCAGGTTAGGACCTTCTTAAGCTTTcggcaagacatgtgtggaaaACGAATGAGCCGACCAAGGCGTTGGCCAAGGACTTTGCGTCGTTCTTCTCGTTTTGGGTAATGGGTCCGAGACCACTTTAGAACAAAATCATAAATACTATCCTCTGACACCGCCTGGATATCATTACTAGACAGTACAGCCTCAATACCGACCAGGGGCAAGCTCAGCACCTCATCCTGGAACCTGGACATATATttgacaattcaagaattatacTCTAGAATATGCAATTTACGTTATAAAGATAACATACATAAATCACTTAACATTGATTTAATCTAGCGAAACGGAAGGAAAATGCTTTCCAAGAATTCAGACCATCTTAGTAAATATCAGTATTGGAAAACAGGGAAGAAAAGGTGGTTACAAGTCGAGGAAATAAAAAGCTCCATCAACTTATTTAAAGAAACATTACACAAAcaagagagccttcacaaacaGGTGGAAACTGACAAGGATCATAAGACTTAAAAACTTCAGTAAAAGAAACTAGAGTTCTATAAAAGAAGCTCACTTGGTTATCTCTTTGTAGTGTCCAGCAAGAAACTGCTTTGCTGCATCTGTCAGTGGCTGAACTGCATCGGACATCAAAATACTAGATGGAAGGTCCAAATATAGCAAAGCAGACTCGCAAGTCATAGGCAACTTTAGTAGTGACCTACTGCAATATCTCATGCAAGATGCCACCTCAAATTTGTCAGCAACCTTGAACACGTCCAACAAAGCAGTAGGTGTCATCGCAGATAAGGTGTTACTATATATGAAATTAAGAACTTTCATAAGGGGCGCTTCTTCTGCAGTTGTATTAAAGAAAGAAAGTGTATTTACTGTTAGAGAAGGCTAAGATATAGCATAACTACAGTATCCAATTTCCTTATAAAGATGGTCCAATATTTTCAACTAGCTGATAATATAATTCAGGAGAAAATACCAGATTCATGAATTCTTAGAGATAC is drawn from Malus domestica chromosome 14, GDT2T_hap1 and contains these coding sequences:
- the LOC114820863 gene encoding BTB/POZ domain-containing protein POB1-like isoform X1, whose product is MRKANVDLSRPRMITDSDASPSGLAGESVGSDNEVQDFAFAFNDRKFSDRVMLIEIVPDSPEGKLEVVGCSAVSDWARNRKRRRAEIKRDNAEDIPVHCVEQVLNCDMPDTEDNVVFENQDDEATAVRDDLAWNPDCHTVVKVRTLHVSSPILAAKSPFFYKLFSNGMRESGQRQVSLRIHESEEAPLMKVLNFIYSNTLSAMTPTALLDVFKVADKFEVASCMRYCSRSLLKLPMTCESALLYLDLPSSILMSDAVQPLTDAAKQFLAGHYKEITKFQDEVLSLPLVGIEAVLSSNDIQAVSEDSIYDFVLKWSRTHYPKREERRKVLGQRLGRLIRFPHMSCRKLKKVLTCGDFDPGLATKIVLEALFFKSETPHRQRTLAAADANAAFRRFVDRSYKYRPVKLVEFVEPRLQCSVFLDLKREECACLFPAGRVYSQAFFLGGQGFFLSAHCNMDQQSSFHCFGLFLGMQEKGSASFTVDYEFSARSKPGEEFLSKFKGSYTFTGGKAVGYRNLLGVPWTAFMADDSIYFINSVLHLNAELTIRH
- the LOC114820863 gene encoding BTB/POZ domain-containing protein POB1-like isoform X2 is translated as MVLNCDMPDTEDNVVFENQDDEATAVRDDLAWNPDCHTVVKVRTLHVSSPILAAKSPFFYKLFSNGMRESGQRQVSLRIHESEEAPLMKVLNFIYSNTLSAMTPTALLDVFKVADKFEVASCMRYCSRSLLKLPMTCESALLYLDLPSSILMSDAVQPLTDAAKQFLAGHYKEITKFQDEVLSLPLVGIEAVLSSNDIQAVSEDSIYDFVLKWSRTHYPKREERRKVLGQRLGRLIRFPHMSCRKLKKVLTCGDFDPGLATKIVLEALFFKSETPHRQRTLAAADANAAFRRFVDRSYKYRPVKLVEFVEPRLQCSVFLDLKREECACLFPAGRVYSQAFFLGGQGFFLSAHCNMDQQSSFHCFGLFLGMQEKGSASFTVDYEFSARSKPGEEFLSKFKGSYTFTGGKAVGYRNLLGVPWTAFMADDSIYFINSVLHLNAELTIRH